The Musa acuminata AAA Group cultivar baxijiao chromosome BXJ2-2, Cavendish_Baxijiao_AAA, whole genome shotgun sequence genome contains the following window.
CTTTTGGGTGCAGAAGGTGCGCGGCCTCCATCCCTACAGGCATCTGAAGCCCCGAGAAGTTTGATTGGTTGTGCAGCGCCTGCCCCATGATCTGCGACGGCGCAATGAAGCCAGCAGCAGCGGTGGCAGCGACACCAGGGAACGAGAGGGGGAACTGGGCAGGTGGCCGCTGCAACTGCAGCGCGTTGGTGTTGTGAGTGAGATCCAACGTCACGGTGGGGAAGGGAGCCGAGGCCGATATGGTCGCCATGCTCGACGAGTACGGCAGGATTGTTCGTGCGAGGAAGTTGGGGTTCATAAGCCCCTCGGGGCTCGACATCGACCCCGACAGCAGCATCGACACTGCGGCCGAGGTGGTCGACGCCATCGCCATGGCCGCCGGCGGGAGCGGGTGGTTGTGAGTGCCCTCGTAGGTCGTTATCAGGATCGAACGGTCCTCCGCGCACCTCTGCACCTGTTGGTGCCCAAAAACAACGGACAATTAGTCGAACACTTGAGAGACGTAATTGCACTCATACGAGAAAACACACTTCCAGTGTGCTGCATTACCTGTTTGCGGACAGGGCATGCGGTGGCCATGGTGCATCTGTAGTAAGCCCGGGGGCATGGGTTTCCTTTCGCCATCTTCTGTCCGTACTTCCTCCACTGGCATCCATCGGTGATCTAAGAAAGCAACCAAGACTCACTGTGAGCGTCCGGAAAACTATTCATGTGCATGCACTGGAATAGCAGCTGTAGGTTTGGGGTGGTCTCGATCACCATGGGTGCTTCAGACCGTGCTCGAACAGATACGCGAGCTTTCCTCATGATGGCTTCTTGTACTTGCTCCGTGCTCTTGGAAGGGGATAACTTGGGATCTTTGCTTGGGTTCCAGCCTTGGTCTGGGCTGTCTTCCCTGCTAGACTTTGCGCGATCAGGTCGAGCAATCTGCTTGTGTAACTGGCGGTCCTTCGATCCCACTTCGACATTGTCCGGCGGCGAAGAGGGCTGGTCTCGGCTTGCCGTCGACGAGTGAGATGGCTCGTCGGCTTCCGCAGCTGGACCGAGATCCATGAACTGCCTCGGCACAAGAACTCCTCCATGTTCGTGATTCGTGGCCTGACCTTTTTCATCTGCCGCCTGGAGGATTGATGTACGTATCATCCATGGATCAGTTCATGAATTAGACTGCTAGTTTTAGTCAGTAGTTGGTACGATCATATCAAACCTCATGAGCCTGTGGGTCTCTTTTGGGTTGGTGTTGCTGCTGCATCAACGCGATGAGATGCATCTGAAGAGCATTATAGCTGGCGGTCAATTGGTTCAGCGTCTCGTTCAGCTTCTGGTTCTCTTCCTTCGTGCGTGCTAGCTCGGCCTGCATGGCCGCCAGCTGAATCAAGCAGGCGCAGAATCCATTAAACGACCAGCAAATTAATCAGACGACGCAGTTCAGCAAAGATCTCGTTCTTCTCACCTCACTCTTGTTCTCCTT
Protein-coding sequences here:
- the LOC135605916 gene encoding probable WRKY transcription factor 31, giving the protein MDEGGTTRGRGLTLNTSPPLFLSPPLDHGGDPRRPQPMESDRYRHRSGENRPVVNEMDFFSDERWKAVSKVEPDLDLKVTREDLTINTGLNLLTANAGSDQSTVDDGMSPADDSKENKSELAAMQAELARTKEENQKLNETLNQLTASYNALQMHLIALMQQQHQPKRDPQAHEAADEKGQATNHEHGGVLVPRQFMDLGPAAEADEPSHSSTASRDQPSSPPDNVEVGSKDRQLHKQIARPDRAKSSREDSPDQGWNPSKDPKLSPSKSTEQVQEAIMRKARVSVRARSEAPMITDGCQWRKYGQKMAKGNPCPRAYYRCTMATACPVRKQVQRCAEDRSILITTYEGTHNHPLPPAAMAMASTTSAAVSMLLSGSMSSPEGLMNPNFLARTILPYSSSMATISASAPFPTVTLDLTHNTNALQLQRPPAQFPLSFPGVAATAAAGFIAPSQIMGQALHNQSNFSGLQMPVGMEAAHLLHPKAQSALPSTLADTVSAATAAITADPNFTAALAAAISSIISGNHQSASNYDDNKSSANKTSSDGNNNKDDNPSRSNFRATQ